The following are encoded together in the Phaseolus vulgaris cultivar G19833 chromosome 9, P. vulgaris v2.0, whole genome shotgun sequence genome:
- the LOC137823074 gene encoding GDSL esterase/lipase At1g74460-like has protein sequence MKFHVSLFVIISIILGIKLEGCRCKVVQFIFGDSLSDVGNNKYLSKSLAQASLPWYGIDLGNGLPNGRFSNGRTVADIIGDSMGLPRPPAFLDPSLTEDVILENGVNYASGGGGILNETGSYFIQRFSLYKQIELFQGTQELIRSRIGKDEAEKIFQEARYVVALGSNDFINNYLMPVYSDSWNYNDETFVDYLMGTLREQLKQLHGLGARQLMVFGLGPMGCIPLQRVLSTSGECQDRTNKLAIRFNKGGSKLIDELEKQLPNSSFRFGDAYDVVNDVISNPNKYGFQNSDSPCCSFGNIRPALTCIPASKLCKDRSKYVFWDEYHPSDRANELIAKELIKKFGFITVHQTNPPSPSPTLAPSSNH, from the exons ATGAAGTTCCATGTGTCTCTATTTGTTATAATAAGTATCATTTTGGGAATTAAGCTTGAAGGGTGCCGATGCAAGGTTGTGCAGTTCATTTTTGGAGACTCTCTCTCAGATGTTGGAAATAACAAGTACCTTTCTAAAAGCCTTGCTCAAGCAAGTTTACCTTGGTATGGTATTGATTTGGGCAATGGACTACCTAATGGTAGGTTCTCCAATGGTCGCACTGTTGCAGATATAATAG GTGACAGCATGGGCCTTCCCAGGCCTCCAGCATTTCTTGATCCATCTTTAACTGAAGATGTTATATTGGAAAATGGGGTGAATTATGCTTCTGGTGGTGGAGGCATATTGAATGAAACTGGCAGTTATTTT ATTCAAAGGTTTTCTCTCTACAAACAAATTGAGCTGTTTCAGGGGACACAAGAACTGATCAGAAGCAGAATTGGAAAAGATGAGGCAGAAAAGATTTTTCAGGAAGCTCGTTATGTTGTTGCTTTAGGCAGCAATGACTTCATCAACAACTATTTGATGCCTGTTTACAGTGATTCATGGAACTATAATGATGAAACCTTTGTGGATTACTTGATGGGAACTCTTAGAGAACAATTGAAG CAACTTCATGGCCTAGGAGCAAGACAGTTGATGGTGTTTGGGCTGGGCCCAATGGGCTGCATTCCCCTTCAAAGAGTGCTTAGTACATCTGGTGAGTGTCAAGATAGAACAAACAAGTTGGCTATTAGGTTTAACAAAGGTGGAAGCAAGTTAATAGATGAGTTGGAAAAACAACTACCCAATTCAAGTTTCAGATTCGGAGATGCATATGATGTTGTGAATGATGTGATTAGCAACCCAAACAAATATG GGTTCCAAAACTCAGATTCACCATGCTGCTCCTTCGGGAACATTCGACCAGCTCTTACATGTATACCTGCATCAAAACTGTGCAAAGATAGAAGCAAGTACGTTTTTTGGGATGAGTACCATCCCTCAGACAGAGCCAATGAACTAATTGCCAAAGAGCTAATCAAGAAATTTGGGTTTATAACTGTTCACCAAACAAATCCTCCTTCACCATCACCTACTCTTGCTCCATCTTCAAACCATTAA
- the LOC137822365 gene encoding protein RKD1-like, with amino-acid sequence MENQQLTFWNSNYEIDENPFAPTCQFSSYDYFRGNACDGFHWPYEFPLQDSYLDVVPFMNCYYPHDILFETFPLEPAPLSFHGYYDFSDVKNVLSAWKEVDCSDHKPAFSSSNDGESVNAMREEMKGKHRREERISNSARMLSRKTVSQYFYMPISQAAKELNVGLTHLKKRCRELGIQRWPHRKLMSLQTLIRNMQEQGQGEGPQNDEKIRTAIEMLEKEKSLVEERPDLELEDKTRRLRQACFKANYKKRKLMGMRFMEPQSSLDGLSDKY; translated from the exons ATGGAGAATCAGCAACTCACCTTTTGGAATTCTAATTATGAAATTGATGAAAACCCATTTGCTCCAACGTGCCAATTTTCTTCATATGATTATTTCAG GGGTAATGCTTGTGATGGGTTTCATTGGCCCTATGAATTTCCTCTGCAAGATAGCTATCTTGATGTTGTCCCATTCATGAATTGTTATTATCCTCATGACATTTTATTTGAAACTTTTCCGCTTGAACCAGCTCCACTAAGTTTTCATGGTT ACTATGACTTCAGTGATGTTAAAAATGTGCTTTCTGCGTGGAAAGAAGTTGACTGTTCAGATCACAAACCAGCGTTTTCGTCAAGCAACGATGGTGAAAGTGTGAATGCAATGAGGGAAGAAATGAAGGGTAAACACCGCAGAGAAGAGAGAATTAGTAACAGTGCGAGAATGTTGTCAAGGAAAACCGTTTCTCAGTACTTCTACATGCCAATATCACAAGCTGCTAAAGAGCTTAATGTTGGTCTCACACACTTGAAGAAAAGGTGTAGGGAATTAGGTATTCAAAGGTGGCCACATAGGAAGCTAATGAGTCTTCAAACCCTTATAAGGAATATGCAA GAGCAAGGACAGGGTGAGGGACCTCAAAATGATGAAAAAATAAGAACTGCCATTGAGATGTTGGAGAAAGAAAAAAGCTTGGTGGAGGAAAGGCCAGATTTGGAACTTGAAGATAAAACAAGAAGGCTTAGACAAGCCTGTTTCAAGGCTAACTACAAGAAGAGGAAACTCATGGGCATGAGGTTCATGGAACCTCAATCTTCCCTTGATGGCTTATCCGACAAGTATTGA
- the LOC137822364 gene encoding uncharacterized protein translates to MEWFHVNRSWMYDRCYIGRGGLKESFVNGVEEFVVKACQQQSYLNERKLRCPCDKCQCTKIFPIEMVKLHLYKNGFMYDYHVWIHHGEQVPHVNDNDDDVRVSSSDVHVDESEQFVAMQDMVYDALGQHETFEPSNFNNREEPPNEEAQRFYDLLLEANEPLFEGAVDSKLSMCMKLLACKSNWNVPNQCLDFITTMLSDATPIKEGLPKSYYDAKRTNDMALYNRRPSGVLRHPSDGEAWKHFDQLHPEFAAEPRNIRLGLCSDGFNPYIQASAKPYSCWPVIVTPYNLPPEMCMSKPYMFLSCLIPGPHNPKARIDVYLQPLIDDLKKLWSGVQTYDISRKQNFMMRASLMWTINDFHAYGMLSGWGTQGKLACSYCMEHTKAFRLEHGKK, encoded by the exons ATGGAATGGTTTCATGTAAATCGTAGTTGGATGTACGATAGATGCTATATTGGCAGAGGGGGTTTAAAAGAAAGTTTTGTGAATGGGGTTGAAGAGTTTGTCGTTAAAGCTTGTCAACAACAGTCTTATTTGAATGAAAGGAAGCTTAGATGTCCATGCGATAAATGTCAATGTACAAagatttttccaattgaaatgGTCAAGCTTCACCTCTATAAAAACGGTTTCATGTATGATTATCATGTTTGGATTCATCATGGTGAACAAGTGCCACATGTTAATGACAATGACGATGACGTTCGTGTTTCAAGTAGTGATGTACATGTGGATGAAAGTGAACAATTTGTAGCAATGCAAGACATGGTGTACGATGCTCTTGGGCAACATGAGACATTTGAACCATCTAATTTTAATAACAGAGAGGAGCCTCCCAATGAAGAAGCTCAGAGATTTTATGATTTGTTGTTAGAGGCTAATGAGCCATTGTTTGAAGGGGCTGTAGATTCTAAATTATCAATGTGTATGAAATTGTTAGCTTGCAAGTCTAATTGGAATGTTCCTAACCAATGCTTAGATTTTATCACAACAATGTTGTCGGATGCTACACCAATAAAAGAGGGTTTGCCAAAAAGTTATTATGATGCTAAGAG GACAAATGACATGGCACTATATAATAGAAGACCTTCGGGTGTGCTACGACATCCCTCAGATGGTGAAGCTTGGAAACATTTTGATCAATTACATCCTGAATTTGCCGCTGAGCCACGTAATATACGACTTGGTTTATGCTCTGATGGATTTAATCCATATATTCAAGCATCAGCAAAACCTTACTCTTGTTGGCCAGTAATTGTCACCCCATATAATCTTCCTCCTGAAATGTGCATGTCTAAACCCTATATGTTTTTGAGTTGTCTCATTCCCGGTCCACATAATCCGAAGGCTCGTATCGATGTTTATTTGCAACCACTTATCGATGATCTTAAAAAGTTGTGGAGTGGTGTTCAAACATACGATATTTCAAGGAAGCAAAACTTTATGATGCGAGCAAGTCTAATGTGGACAATTAATGACTTCCATGCATATGGCATGTTGTCTGGTTGGGgtactcaaggtaaattggctTGCTCGTATTGCATGGAGCACACAAAGGCCTTTAGATTAGAACATGGAAAAAAATAG